From Megalops cyprinoides isolate fMegCyp1 chromosome 18, fMegCyp1.pri, whole genome shotgun sequence, one genomic window encodes:
- the LOC118793505 gene encoding macrophage mannose receptor 1-like yields the protein MIVFSGLCTPCSCLSHQYHFVNIEKSWTEAQSYCRQNYTDLATIDSTEEMNSLMEAVGSADVKEYAWIGLERGSSWKWQWSLADPGFYRQGETEFRNWNTGQPNNYGGRQNCVGMRDSGKWNDLPCEDSTDAGFFVCYHGGERSNQSYIRINESSKNWTEAQRYCREKHTDLVSVRNQTENEEVKRLLPASTWVWIGLYRDSWKWSDQKNSSFRNWSSGEPNNAGGQESCETQTPPPQRQAFSPVQVRRKLIEKGMPEDVRVMWKRQPNGDVFRVEKRKKP from the exons ATGATTGTGTTCTCAGGGCTCTGCACACCGTGTTCCTGCCTCTCTCATCAGTATCACTTTGTGAACATAGAGAAGAGCTGGACTGAAGCACAGAGTTACTGCAGACAGAACTACACTGACCTGGCCACCAtagacagcacagaggaaatgaacagCCTGATGGAAGCTGTAGGCAGTGCTGATGTTAAAGAATATGCCTGGATAGGACTGGAGAGGGGAAGCTCCTGGAAGTGGCAGTGGTCTCTGGCGGACCCAGGTTTCTACAGACAGGGGGAGACTGAGTTTAGGAACTGGAACACTGGACAACCAAACAActatggagggagacagaactGTGTAGGAATGAGAGACAGCGGCAAATGGAATGATCTTCCGTGTGAAGATTCAACTGACGCTGGATTCTTCGTCTGTTATCATG GTGGAGAGCGCAGTAACCAGAGTTACATACGGATTAACGAAAGTAGCAAGAATTGGACTGAGGCTCAGAGatactgcagagagaaacacacagacctgGTCAGTGTGAGGAACCAGACTGAGAACGAGGAGGTAAAGCGCTTGTTACCAGCCAGTACATGGGTGTGGATCGGCCTGTACAGAGACTCCTGGAAGTGGTCCGACCAGAAGAACTCTTCATTCCGCAACTGGAGTTCAGGAGAACCTAATAATGCAGGAGGGCAGGAGAGCT GTGAGACTcaaaccccgccccctcagAGACAGGCCTTCAGTCCAGTACAG GTGCGGAGGAAGCTGATTGAGAAGGGCATGCCAGAGGACGTCAGAGTGATGTGGAAAAGACAGCCAAACGGAGACGTGTTCCGcgtggagaaaagaaagaagccGTAA